In Allocoprobacillus halotolerans, a genomic segment contains:
- the vanT gene encoding serine racemase VanT catalytic subunit, whose translation MVEKYSDSHRSWIEIDLSALRYNVKQLCRFLDTQEQFMAVVKANAYGHGMIRICQELNAIGIKQFAVATLGEAIILRKHHIEGEILILGYTDPQNIEEIRHYHLTQTLIDDHYAYLLEQQHVHIQVHLAIDTGMHRLGVESLETLKRIFEYSYLHITGVFSHLCVCDEITPERQDYTYQQIESFLHNIQQLQKAGYDIGKAHLLSSYGLLHYPQYCFDNVRMGILMYGVDSSFPKQTICSLKPVLSLKSKIVLIREIKKNETVGYGRSFQAQHDMKIAVVPIGYGDGLPRLLSNQGHVIVNGQYAPIIGRICMDQMMIDVSDITDIQVEDIVTVIGEDKIRQDVETLAKQTQTISNEILCCLSPRLPRIYKY comes from the coding sequence ATGGTAGAAAAGTATAGCGATAGTCATAGAAGTTGGATTGAGATTGACCTATCAGCGTTAAGATATAATGTAAAACAATTATGTCGTTTTCTTGACACTCAGGAACAATTTATGGCTGTTGTGAAAGCAAATGCTTATGGTCATGGAATGATACGTATTTGTCAGGAATTAAATGCTATAGGTATAAAACAGTTTGCAGTAGCAACACTAGGAGAAGCCATTATATTAAGAAAACATCATATTGAGGGTGAAATATTGATATTGGGATATACAGATCCACAAAATATTGAAGAGATTAGACATTATCATTTAACACAGACATTGATTGATGATCATTATGCCTATCTTTTAGAACAACAACATGTCCACATTCAAGTTCATCTTGCCATTGATACAGGCATGCATCGTCTAGGTGTAGAAAGTTTAGAAACTCTCAAGAGGATTTTTGAATATTCCTATTTACATATCACAGGAGTATTTTCACATTTATGTGTTTGTGATGAAATCACTCCAGAACGTCAAGATTATACATATCAACAAATTGAATCTTTTCTACATAATATTCAACAACTTCAAAAAGCAGGTTATGACATTGGTAAAGCACATCTTTTAAGTAGTTATGGTTTATTACATTATCCTCAATATTGTTTTGACAATGTCAGAATGGGAATTTTAATGTATGGGGTAGATTCGTCATTTCCTAAACAAACTATTTGTTCTTTAAAACCAGTTCTTTCATTAAAATCAAAGATTGTGTTGATACGAGAAATTAAGAAAAATGAAACTGTTGGTTATGGTCGTAGCTTTCAAGCTCAACATGATATGAAAATAGCTGTTGTGCCAATCGGTTATGGTGATGGTTTACCACGTCTGCTTTCTAATCAGGGACATGTGATAGTCAATGGACAGTATGCTCCTATTATAGGACGTATTTGTATGGATCAGATGATGATAGATGTCAGTGATATAACTGATATACAAGTAGAAGATATAGTGACTGTTATTGGAGAAGATAAAATCAGACAAGATGTTGAAACATTAGCCAAACAGACTCAAACGATTTCTAATGAAATTTTATGTTGTTTAAGTCCTCGTTTGCCAAGAATTTATAAATATTAA
- a CDS encoding glycoside hydrolase family 1 protein has protein sequence MMKLPKDFFFGAAMSGPQTEGSYNVGGRLRSYWDMYSDMEINAFHNNVGSYVGNDMYHKYEDDIKLLKSMNFESFRTSMQWTRLLDQDGNINPEGAKWYHQLIDCANENGIDIFMNMYHFDMPEYLVKRGGWQNREVVEAYANFVKKAMEEFGDKIKYWFTFNEPIVEPEQQFLHGVWYPYQKDFKQSINVQYNITLAHCLAVMNFRKLQKEGKVRADAKIGMINCFAPPYTKENPTPEDLEAVRMTDGLHNRWWLDVVAHGHLPEDVLDTVENDWKVELNRRVGDEAILAQGKVDWLGFNYYQPTRVQAPDSKFDENGLPCISKPYIWPERKMNVHRGWEIYPKGIYDFGMKIKKECPDLPFFISENGMGVEGEEKFMDENGVIQDDYRIEFVRDHLEWIAKAIEDGANCLGYHYWGAIDNWSWCNAFKNRYGFVRVCLDDGYKRKEKKSANWIREVARTKEFE, from the coding sequence ATGATGAAATTACCTAAAGATTTTTTCTTTGGTGCAGCAATGTCTGGACCACAAACAGAAGGAAGTTATAATGTAGGAGGAAGACTTCGTTCTTATTGGGATATGTATTCTGATATGGAAATTAATGCTTTCCATAATAATGTCGGTTCTTATGTAGGAAATGATATGTATCACAAATATGAAGATGATATCAAGTTATTAAAAAGTATGAACTTTGAATCATTTAGAACATCAATGCAATGGACTAGATTATTAGATCAAGATGGAAATATTAATCCAGAAGGAGCAAAATGGTATCATCAATTAATTGATTGTGCGAATGAAAATGGTATTGATATTTTTATGAATATGTATCATTTTGATATGCCTGAATATTTAGTAAAACGTGGTGGATGGCAAAATCGTGAAGTTGTTGAAGCCTATGCAAATTTTGTAAAAAAAGCAATGGAAGAATTTGGTGATAAGATTAAATATTGGTTTACATTTAATGAACCAATTGTTGAACCTGAACAACAATTTTTACATGGTGTATGGTATCCATATCAAAAAGATTTTAAACAATCTATTAATGTACAGTACAATATTACTTTAGCTCACTGTTTAGCTGTGATGAATTTTAGAAAACTTCAAAAAGAAGGAAAAGTAAGAGCGGATGCTAAAATTGGTATGATTAACTGTTTTGCACCACCTTATACAAAAGAAAATCCGACTCCAGAAGATTTGGAAGCAGTGAGAATGACAGATGGTTTACACAATCGTTGGTGGTTAGATGTTGTGGCTCATGGTCATTTACCTGAAGATGTTTTAGATACTGTTGAAAATGATTGGAAAGTAGAATTGAATCGTCGTGTTGGAGATGAAGCCATTTTAGCACAGGGAAAAGTAGATTGGTTAGGATTTAACTATTATCAACCAACACGTGTTCAAGCACCTGATTCAAAATTTGATGAAAATGGTTTACCATGTATTTCAAAACCATATATCTGGCCAGAAAGAAAAATGAATGTTCATCGTGGATGGGAAATTTATCCTAAAGGAATCTATGATTTTGGTATGAAAATTAAAAAAGAATGTCCTGATTTACCTTTCTTTATTTCTGAAAATGGTATGGGTGTTGAAGGTGAAGAAAAATTCATGGATGAAAATGGTGTGATTCAAGATGATTATCGTATTGAATTTGTTAGAGATCATTTGGAATGGATTGCAAAAGCTATTGAAGATGGAGCTAACTGTTTAGGTTATCATTATTGGGGAGCTATTGATAACTGGTCTTGGTGTAATGCCTTTAAAAACCGTTATGGATTTGTTAGAGTTTGTCTTGATGATGGATATAAACGTAAAGAAAAGAAATCAGCAAACTGGATCAGAGAAGTTGCTCGTACAAAAGAATTTGAATAA
- a CDS encoding glycoside hydrolase family 1 protein yields the protein MEKKMPKGFYWGGSVSSFQTEGARNEGGKGVCIYDVRPMNPEFSDWNVAIDEYHRYDEDIALMKEMGFNFYRFSICWSRIIPNGTLDEPVNEEGVKFYNELIDKLLAAGIEPMITLVHFDMPYHLVKNYNGFASRYVVDCFERYARVCIERFGDRVKHWMSFNEQNLHGMMLRVSNAEEIPEGVSEAKHLYQVNHNVFIAHCKAVKALRELQPDAKFCGMAAVTNIYPYTNTPKNNLFAWQAYQYMNGFHVDVFAKGKYPDYMVAYLENRGWMPHFEEEDEELLKYTVDYIAFSYYRSNTITEGEFDLDRPYHEVVNEHIIKNPHCEANEWGWEIDPIGFRWTLNDLHNRSNLPVFVLENGVGWREDMTQEEVDAMLAAGKTIEDDYRINYHRDHIREMENAMFEEGVPCLGYITWGPIDILASMCNMDKRYGFVYVNRTNKDIRDLKRIPKKSFYWVSKVFKSNGEDLD from the coding sequence GTGGAAAAGAAAATGCCAAAAGGTTTTTATTGGGGTGGTTCAGTATCATCATTCCAAACTGAAGGAGCAAGAAATGAAGGAGGAAAAGGTGTTTGTATTTATGATGTGAGACCTATGAATCCTGAATTTTCTGATTGGAATGTAGCAATTGATGAATATCATCGCTATGATGAAGATATTGCATTAATGAAAGAAATGGGATTTAATTTTTATCGTTTTTCAATCTGTTGGTCAAGAATTATTCCTAATGGAACTTTGGATGAACCTGTTAATGAAGAAGGTGTGAAATTTTATAATGAATTAATTGATAAATTATTGGCTGCTGGTATTGAACCAATGATTACTTTAGTTCATTTTGATATGCCTTATCATTTGGTTAAAAATTATAATGGGTTTGCATCTCGTTATGTTGTGGACTGCTTTGAAAGATATGCGAGAGTTTGTATTGAAAGATTTGGAGATCGTGTGAAACATTGGATGAGTTTCAATGAACAAAATTTACATGGCATGATGTTAAGAGTTTCTAATGCTGAAGAAATTCCTGAAGGTGTCAGTGAAGCAAAACATTTATATCAAGTGAATCATAATGTTTTCATTGCTCACTGTAAAGCTGTGAAAGCTTTAAGAGAATTACAACCTGATGCTAAGTTCTGTGGTATGGCTGCTGTAACAAATATTTATCCATACACAAATACACCTAAAAATAATTTATTTGCATGGCAAGCTTATCAATATATGAATGGTTTCCATGTTGATGTTTTTGCGAAAGGTAAATACCCTGATTATATGGTGGCATATCTTGAAAATAGAGGATGGATGCCTCATTTTGAAGAAGAAGATGAAGAATTATTAAAATATACAGTAGATTATATTGCATTTAGTTATTATCGTTCTAATACAATTACTGAAGGTGAATTTGATTTAGATAGACCATATCATGAAGTTGTCAATGAACATATTATTAAAAATCCTCATTGTGAAGCTAATGAATGGGGATGGGAAATTGATCCAATTGGATTTAGATGGACATTAAATGATTTACACAATCGTTCTAATTTACCTGTCTTTGTCTTAGAAAATGGTGTAGGTTGGCGTGAAGATATGACTCAAGAAGAAGTTGATGCCATGTTAGCTGCTGGAAAAACAATTGAAGATGACTATCGTATTAACTATCATAGAGATCATATTAGAGAAATGGAAAATGCGATGTTTGAAGAAGGTGTACCATGTTTAGGATATATTACATGGGGACCAATTGATATTCTAGCAAGTATGTGTAATATGGATAAACGTTATGGTTTTGTTTATGTTAATAGAACAAATAAAGATATTAGAGATTTAAAACGTATTCCTAAAAAATCATTCTATTGGGTTTCTAAAGTCTTTAAATCTAATGGAGAAGATTTAGATTAA